A region of the Chryseobacterium cucumeris genome:
GGTATCACCGATACAAAGTTTAAAACCAATTGGCTTTCCTCCTGAAAGTTCTCTTAACTGCTGTACAAACCTCAGCAATCCGCCAGCATCAGAAAAAGCGCTATGGGATGGTGGTGAAATAACAGTCATTCCCGGTGTGACATGACGAATCGCTGCAATTTCCGGTGTATTTTTTACTCCCGGAAGCACTCCTCCGTGTCCTGGTTTTGCTCCCTGTGATAATTTGATTTCAATCATTTTAACATTAGGAAGCGTGGAATATTTTGTAAATAATTCAGGGTTGAATTTCCCTTCCTCGTCACGGCATCCGAAATATCCTGTTCCGATCTGCCAGCAAAGATCTCCTCCTTCCAGGTGATAAGGTGAAATTCCTCCTTCCCCTGTATTATGATAGAAGTTTCCTTTTTTGGCTCCTCTGTTCAGTGAGATCTGTGCTCTGTCACTCAAGGCCCCGAAACTCATTGCTGAGATGTTAAATAAAGAAGCATGATAAGGCTGTGTACATTGTTCTCCTCCAACCCATACTCTCGGAAGTTCTTCTGATGGTGATTTTGCATAAATAGAATGCTTGATCCCTTCATACTTTCTGTGATTTACTTCCAGCTGCGTACCAAAAGCTACCGTATCACTTAAATTTTTTGCACGTCTGTATACTGCAGAACGCTGGTTTCTTGGAAATGGTTTCCCATCTGTTTCCCTTTCAATAAAGTATTGTTGCATTTCGGGTGAAATACTTTCGAAAAAATACCTGAAGTATCCCAATACAGGAAAGTTCCTCAAAATAGCATGTTTCGATTGGTAAGCATTGTAAACACCCAATGCATAAATTGCGGATAACAGCGTAGGTATCCAATAATGCGCTCTGATCAGTATTGCTACAATCCATGTAGCAGCTACTAATACAATTCCCCAAGATAAAAACTTATCTCTCATGAATGTAGTATTTAAAAGTTTAAAAATAAATTTAGTAGAATTTTTGCAAAGAGCCTATGCTTTTGCTAAAAAATTTTGGTAAGAAGATTGCACAGAAACCGTGCCATCTGACAGGATTTTTTCTAAATTTAGAAATTCAATTTGATTGATGGATGCAGGATCAAAGTCTTTCTGGACTCTCACATAGTTTTCTGTGAAGCCGAACATTTTCCCGTCTTTATTTTCGTGCTCCCAAAGAACAGGCAGCGTTTTTCCCAATTGGGTCTGATAAAATGCCATTTTCTTCTTTTCAGAAAGAATTCTCAGCATTTTATTACGTTTTTTTCTTTCTGCTACGGGAACTACTCCGTCCATAGCTGCAGCTTCCGTATTTTCTCTTTCAGAATAGGTAAATACGTGAAGGTAAGTGATAGGAAGTTCATTAAGGAAATTATAGGTTTCCATAAATCTTTCTTCTGTTTCTCCCGGGAATCCTACAATAACATCTACTCCGATAGCCGCATCAGGCATTACCTCGCGGATCTTGTTCACTCTGTCATTATACAGTTTGGTCAGGTAACGACGTTTCATCCTTTTCAAAAGATCATCGCTTCCGGATTGTAACGGGATGTGAAAATGCGGAACAAAGCTTTTGCTTTTAGAAACCAGTTCAATACTTTCATCTTTCAAAAGATTGGGTTCAATAGAAGAGATACGGATTCTTTCTATTCCTTCTACCTTATCCAGTTCTGAAATAAGATCAAGGAAAGTATGCTCGTGTTTTTTATTTCCAAATTCTCCTTTACCATAATCACCGATATTCACCCCTGTAAGAACAATTTCTTTGATATCTTTCGCAGCGATCTCCGTGGCATTTCTAAGAACATTTTCGATGGTATCAGAACGTGAAATTCCTCTTGCTAACGGAATGGTACAGTAGGTACATTTATAATCACAGCCGTCTTGTACTTTCAGGAAAGCTCTGGTTCTGTCCCCAATAGAATAACTTCCGATAAAGAAATCGGTTTCTTCAATTTCACATGAATGCACTACGCCTTCATTCTCAGATTTCTCCAAATCATCAAGGTAGCTCAGAATATTGAATTTTTCTTTTGCTCCTAAAACCAGGTCCACTCCTTCAATCTGTGAAATTTCTTCAGGTTTTAGCTGTGCATAGCATCCTACAATAACGACCAGTCCTTCCGGATTGGCTTTCATTGCTCTTTTCACGTGAAGTTTACATTCACGGTCAGCATTTTCTGTCACGGAACATGTATTGATAACATACACATTCGCTTTTTCATCAAAGCTTACCTTATCATAACCTGCATCTGTTAATTGACGGGCAATAGTAGATGTTTCTGCAAAGTTTAATTTGCAGCCCAGTGTATGAAACGCGGCAGTTCTGTGAAAAGTAGACATTTGTTACTCCTGAATTTTATGGGTGCAAAGATAGTAATTTTAATAAGAACTCAAGATTGATTCAATCTATTGTTTATATTCATCTCTTACATCGGGGCTGTTTTGAAAGCAGACGGGCGACGAATTGGAAGCTGTATCCTGACCTGAAAATTTGGTTTTCATTTCTGTATTAAATTCCTGAGATCGGTTTCTGGCAATTGAAAGTGTACTCCAGTCTTCATTTTTTATCATTTTAGCAATATAAACAATCTGTCCGATGTGGTAAGGATAGTGAGCCAATTGACGAAGAACGGCATCAATAACAGGATGTGCTTCTCCTCTGATGTACGTTGTGGAATAGAGATTCTCCTCGTTTATTTTATCAAGAGCATCAAAAAAGCATTCCCAACCCTGTTCCCAAAAATCAAGAACCTGTTGTTTAGTAGTAAATGTATTGACAAATTCTCCGTCACGGTTACGCCAGGATTTCTCACCATCTTCGGTAAGGAAATTAGTCCATCGTGAAAGCATATTTCCTGCAAGATGTTTCACAATCACAGCAATAGAATTACTTTCTTCATTATACTGCCAGAACATCTGGTCATCTGTTAACTGTTCAAAGGTTTTATCACCAAGAGATTTATAGTATTCAAAACGTTTTACAAACAGGTCTTTCATTCTTTCTATTTTATTTCCTAATTTAATAATTTTTAAAACTAAAAACCACCTCAATTGAAGTGGTTTTTTCTATCTGTTTTATTATTATTCTCTGTTTTTCACCAGAACCCAGCCTGTATATTTAATGGCCGTATTCTTTTTATCATTTTCATTCCATGTGATAGAATACCAGTATGTCCCTGTAGGTACTCTTCTTCCACCCTGGGTTCCATCCCATTTGTAGCCGTTGGATCGGTCTGCCTGGAAAATTTTATTTCCATAACGATCGAAAACATTCATGATCAGATTTTGTTTGTTGGCAAGGGCTGAATAGTCGATCACATCATTTATTCCATCTGCATTAGGGGTTATCACATTAATCAAATTAGGTACAACGATTCCAATTTCTATCGGATCACAATCATAGGCATCTTTTACATATACTTTATGATCTCCTCTGGAAAGGTTATTGAAAACATTGGAATCCTGCCAGATGATATTATCTATTGAATATTTATAAGCCGGAGTTCCACCTATTACGGATACTGTGATTGTATTGTTCGAAATATCAATCCCGGAAACAACCGGCTGCTCGGAAGGAAGCACTTTTACCGTTTGTGTCGTCACACATTCTCCTGTTTTAAGTTTTACCCAATATACTCCTATTCCTGCTTTAATGCTTTGCGTAGTAGCTCCTGTACTCCACTCGTAGCTTTTAAATCCGGGTCCTGCATCCAGCGTAGTCTGGTCTTCTGCACAAATTGTCACATCTTTGAGCTTATCAGAATATACAGGCGGAATAACGATTAAAGTAACTTTAGCCACATTATAACAACCCTGAGCATTAGAAACTCTTATATACACAAAGCCATTAGGTGCAATGTAGTTATTGGGATTCAGGATTTCATTGGTCTGGTTAACAGCATCTGTCAATGAAGGATAATATTTTTTTGTCGGATTAGTTTGACCAGTTACTGAAGCATTGACAAGATTGAAAGAAGCGGTGGCTGGACTGGATTCGATGAAGCATGATCTCAAAGTCGTTTCATTTACGACTACAACGGGATAAAATTTCAACGTAATCTGTGCCACTGCAGTACAGCCAAATTCTGATATTACCTTTACGTAAATAACTCCTTCTGCAGAGACAAATGCCATTGGGTTGGTAATCTCATTGGTTCCGGCATTGAGATCCGCCATTGTAGGATAATATTTCTTAGTAACATTAGGGTTTGCAATAACATCTGCTGTGGTTAAATCAAATAAAGCTGTCCCTGCATTATTATTGTTACACTGGGTCAAAGTTGCGTTTGTTGCTGTGATAGAACCATTTTTAAATTTAAATGTTCCAACCTGCTTACATTTGTTGAGCGGATTAGATGCATTGGCCGGATCGGTATAATTGATACTGTAATAATAGACCGTTGTTGTATTGACTGTAATAGGAACTGTAATATGGTTATTCCCCGTTAAGGCATCATTCTGGCTCAGATGATAACTTACCCCAAAGTTTTGATTTCCATTAAGAATTCCTGAGGATAATGTAGAAAAATCAAATAAAGCTGTTGCAGAACATATGACAACTTCTCTTGGGTCAGCAGGATTGGCAGCCGGAATTCCGGGAGGATTAAATGGCTGGGTCTGAATAGCCGGATCAGTAAATGGTGAAGCCAGTGTTGCAGTTCCTCCCCACGTTAAAGAAAACGGTGCTGTAGTGGAACTGGTACTGCTCACCCAGTTGTCAATAAACAAGTAATAGGTTTGCCCTGGTAAAACATCAAGATATCTGCAATAAGGAGTCAGAGAGCCTCCTGCAGCGCTTAAAAGTGTGCTTGTCATATTCAATCCTGTAGCAGGACCTGGTCCGATAACTGTTGCAGCATTACAACGGATTGGTGATCCTAAACTTCCACAGGTTACATTAGGACCAAAAATCGCCCAGTCATAATCGGCATCCGGATTATTCGGGACAAGGTCGAAGGTAAGTGTACCTCCTGTAGCGATTGTAATTTTATACCAGATTGAGTTGTGTTCTCCCGTAAAATCTATACAGCTCCCGGAATTGACCAGTTCCTTTATGTTGCCATATCCGGTAGGACTATACGTGATATTTGAATTTCCGCAAACGGAAAGTGCAGTAGCACAGTCAGCCTGGGCATAGAAAGTATGAGAGAGACAAAGAAGTATGAAAAGTAAAAGTTTCCTCATAGATTTAATGTTTTTATGGTTATATCAGTTACACATTGCATTGATAATCAACACACATCAAATATAACCTTATTTTAATTAAAAACAATAAAATCTAAACAATTTTAAACTATTACAAATTAAAACATAGAATAATTTAAAATAATCTACATTATATCAAATTATACAGCAAATAATCAAATACACATCCTATTTATTTTATACTTGTAATATTTCCACAAAGATTTTCCAGGTGAAATATTTTATGGAAAGGGCTTTTTACTTCTTTCAAATGTTCCTTATCCTGAATGAAGGTATATCTTGAGGCAATAGAATTCATATCGGAAACAATCACCAGCCAGCATTCATCTACTGACGTATCATAATAAGGGAATTTTTCGTTCTTCTTTTCAATAAGTTCCAGAATCTTTTCGGAGCACAGTTCATCAAACAGATTCATGCTGTACTCATGGGTTATGAATACATTTCTGCGATGGAAAGATTTTCTCAGACTTTTTACACAGCCTACAGCCTTATTTTTTTTAATGCTTTTATAAATACTGATAACGTTTTCCTGTTGTATTTCCAGATTATCAAATTTGGTTGCCGGGTGGAATTCTAAAAAATAAACACCACGATATTTCGTAGTGTCTTCCTGTTCTAATAATATTTCTGCCTGACGGAACATCTTGTTTAAAGTGCTTTCCACTTTTTTCATTTCCAGATGGTTGATTACTTCGGTCAGTTCTATTCCGATTTTTTTGTCGTTCAGTTTGGCGATAAAGTCCGGACTCTCGCAGGTAAGGTTTTCAAATTTCACTTCGGGAAAATGATGCATAAAAGAGTTGAGAAGAAGAATCTCGGATTTCTTTCTGTATTTTTCACGGTCGTGCAGCGGAGATTCGTCTATGGTACGGTGATACTTCTCTATGGGCTTTTTTTTCAAATGCCTGTTCAGGTAATATAAACTCAGATTCTTGATCAGATCTTCATCAGAAAATGTCTTTTTCATGTGTGATTTTTTTATTTAAATTAAAGAACACATGCAGCCATTGGCTTTCATCATTAAAAGTTTTTGATAATCAAAAATTTACACTCTTAAAGATAAGTAAAAAAACAATTCAACACTTAGTTTTTAATTAATTTATCGATTAATTAATGTAAAGTTTATTTTCATAATTAATACCTTTGCCTTTTTAAACACAAACCCACATTTATGGATTTCAGGAATTTCAGAATACCTTACACGATTAATCCTCAATATTCAAAAAAAGCCGTTTATTTCTCAATGGAATTTGCTCTTGAGCAGGTACTTAAAATATATTCGGGAGGACTTGGCTTTCTGGCAGGCTCTCATATGAGAAGTGCCTATAACCTTAAGCAGGATCTTATTGGAATCGGTATCCTATGGAAATTTGGTTATTATGACCAGGCAAGAAACCACGATCAGACTTTACAACCTGTATGGACGAGAAAAATGTACAGTTTTCTTGAGGACACAGGAATAAAATTTCAAATCGAAATCCACAGTGCTCCGGTTTGGGTAAAAGTATGGTATCTTGATCCTGAAATCTTCAATACGGCACCCATGTTTTTCCTTTCTACAGATGTTCCGGAAAATGATCACGTTTCAAAAACAATCTGTCACAAGCTGTATGATGCGAATGAATCTACAAAACTTGCTCAATATATTTTATTGGGAAAAGGAGGAGCCAAGCTATTGGATGAAATGAACATTGAGAGAGAAGTTTACCATCTTAACGAAGCCCATGGGCTTCCGGCAGCTTTTTATCTCCTGAGAAAATATAACGGAGATCTGAATAAAGTTAAAGAAAAACTGGTTTTCACCACTCACACTCCTGAAGAAGCTGGTAATGAAAAGCACAGCTTCAGATTATGTTATGACATGTCCTATTTTTCAGGATACAGCATGGAAGAAGTGAAAAAGATTGAAGGATCTGATGATGACCGTTTCAATCATTCTCTTTGTGCATTGAGAATGGCAAGAATGGCCAATGGAGTTTCCCAGCTTCATGGGGTTGTTTCCAGAGCCATGTGGAATAAATATCCGGGAATCTGTGAAATCACATCTATCACCAATGCTCAGGAATTTAAATACTGGTCTGATAAACCTTTATACAA
Encoded here:
- the glgP gene encoding alpha-glucan family phosphorylase, which codes for MDFRNFRIPYTINPQYSKKAVYFSMEFALEQVLKIYSGGLGFLAGSHMRSAYNLKQDLIGIGILWKFGYYDQARNHDQTLQPVWTRKMYSFLEDTGIKFQIEIHSAPVWVKVWYLDPEIFNTAPMFFLSTDVPENDHVSKTICHKLYDANESTKLAQYILLGKGGAKLLDEMNIEREVYHLNEAHGLPAAFYLLRKYNGDLNKVKEKLVFTTHTPEEAGNEKHSFRLCYDMSYFSGYSMEEVKKIEGSDDDRFNHSLCALRMARMANGVSQLHGVVSRAMWNKYPGICEITSITNAQEFKYWSDKPLYNAKDENDATVFDFRKKYLKKKLFSIVADQTGNLFNPNVFTMVWARRFAGYKRAELLLHDKERFYRLLNNPKYPVQIIWAGKPYPMDYSAISTFNTLVEESKNHKNMAVLTGYELSLSKSLKQGSDVWLNNPRVPREASGTSGMTAAMNGSVNLSTDDGWIPEFAKHGDNSFVVPKADYLNMSIYEQDNYDLNKLYEILENEILPTYYDRPDEWRKIQHNAMDDVKDHFNSDRMADEYYRILYNNQK
- a CDS encoding FMN-binding glutamate synthase family protein, producing MRDKFLSWGIVLVAATWIVAILIRAHYWIPTLLSAIYALGVYNAYQSKHAILRNFPVLGYFRYFFESISPEMQQYFIERETDGKPFPRNQRSAVYRRAKNLSDTVAFGTQLEVNHRKYEGIKHSIYAKSPSEELPRVWVGGEQCTQPYHASLFNISAMSFGALSDRAQISLNRGAKKGNFYHNTGEGGISPYHLEGGDLCWQIGTGYFGCRDEEGKFNPELFTKYSTLPNVKMIEIKLSQGAKPGHGGVLPGVKNTPEIAAIRHVTPGMTVISPPSHSAFSDAGGLLRFVQQLRELSGGKPIGFKLCIGDTKEFEDICVQMNVLKIYPDFITIDGAEGGTGAAPPEFSDGVGMPLEPALIFVNRTLNNYNLRSKLRVIASGKVLTSLDILRAIAMGADMCNNARGFMFSLGCIQALRCNSNNCPTGVATQDKMLIKGLDVTDKAERVYHFHKNTLHTCNELIAAAGRSSYEEVDATMFMRGDEFDHLADLYFPDILGNVKQKARS
- a CDS encoding T9SS type B sorting domain-containing protein; the encoded protein is MRKLLLFILLCLSHTFYAQADCATALSVCGNSNITYSPTGYGNIKELVNSGSCIDFTGEHNSIWYKITIATGGTLTFDLVPNNPDADYDWAIFGPNVTCGSLGSPIRCNAATVIGPGPATGLNMTSTLLSAAGGSLTPYCRYLDVLPGQTYYLFIDNWVSSTSSTTAPFSLTWGGTATLASPFTDPAIQTQPFNPPGIPAANPADPREVVICSATALFDFSTLSSGILNGNQNFGVSYHLSQNDALTGNNHITVPITVNTTTVYYYSINYTDPANASNPLNKCKQVGTFKFKNGSITATNATLTQCNNNNAGTALFDLTTADVIANPNVTKKYYPTMADLNAGTNEITNPMAFVSAEGVIYVKVISEFGCTAVAQITLKFYPVVVVNETTLRSCFIESSPATASFNLVNASVTGQTNPTKKYYPSLTDAVNQTNEILNPNNYIAPNGFVYIRVSNAQGCYNVAKVTLIVIPPVYSDKLKDVTICAEDQTTLDAGPGFKSYEWSTGATTQSIKAGIGVYWVKLKTGECVTTQTVKVLPSEQPVVSGIDISNNTITVSVIGGTPAYKYSIDNIIWQDSNVFNNLSRGDHKVYVKDAYDCDPIEIGIVVPNLINVITPNADGINDVIDYSALANKQNLIMNVFDRYGNKIFQADRSNGYKWDGTQGGRRVPTGTYWYSITWNENDKKNTAIKYTGWVLVKNRE
- the mtaB gene encoding tRNA (N(6)-L-threonylcarbamoyladenosine(37)-C(2))-methylthiotransferase MtaB, whose amino-acid sequence is MSTFHRTAAFHTLGCKLNFAETSTIARQLTDAGYDKVSFDEKANVYVINTCSVTENADRECKLHVKRAMKANPEGLVVIVGCYAQLKPEEISQIEGVDLVLGAKEKFNILSYLDDLEKSENEGVVHSCEIEETDFFIGSYSIGDRTRAFLKVQDGCDYKCTYCTIPLARGISRSDTIENVLRNATEIAAKDIKEIVLTGVNIGDYGKGEFGNKKHEHTFLDLISELDKVEGIERIRISSIEPNLLKDESIELVSKSKSFVPHFHIPLQSGSDDLLKRMKRRYLTKLYNDRVNKIREVMPDAAIGVDVIVGFPGETEERFMETYNFLNELPITYLHVFTYSERENTEAAAMDGVVPVAERKKRNKMLRILSEKKKMAFYQTQLGKTLPVLWEHENKDGKMFGFTENYVRVQKDFDPASINQIEFLNLEKILSDGTVSVQSSYQNFLAKA
- a CDS encoding DUF1572 family protein, which produces MKDLFVKRFEYYKSLGDKTFEQLTDDQMFWQYNEESNSIAVIVKHLAGNMLSRWTNFLTEDGEKSWRNRDGEFVNTFTTKQQVLDFWEQGWECFFDALDKINEENLYSTTYIRGEAHPVIDAVLRQLAHYPYHIGQIVYIAKMIKNEDWSTLSIARNRSQEFNTEMKTKFSGQDTASNSSPVCFQNSPDVRDEYKQ